In one window of Erwinia tasmaniensis Et1/99 DNA:
- a CDS encoding type I restriction endonuclease subunit R — MVSQTNEQALESAIEKSLVGVSAEERKAGLAAQHAAAGYLAGSAVDFNKQYALDERLFWQYLNRTHAPELAKLQKNHPADWQRKLLERYDRLIKKHGILHLLKKGLSVDDAHFNLMFPAPLASSSEKIKQNFAENIFSCTRQVRYSLGNPLQEIDMVLFINGIPFATLELKNAWTGQTARYHGQKQYCEDRDSTQPLLTFGRCLVHMAVDTDEVYMTTKLAGKSTFFLPFNKGHHHGQGNPPNPNGHRTAYLWQAIFTRDSVANIIQHFVRLDGSSKDALAKRTLFFPRYHQLDVVRQLVAHAATYGVGQTYLIQHSAGSGKSNSITWAAYQLIETYPFSAAAAAGKSLEQPLFDSVIVVTDRRLLDKQLRDNIKEFSEVKNIIAPAYKSSELKQALESGKKIIITTIQKFPFIIDGIADLSDKRFAVIIDEAHSSQSGSAHDNMNRAMGKAQVEEAEDAQDKILQAMNTRKMRGNATYLAFTATPKNSTLEKFGQCQQDGSFKPFHLYSMKQAIEEGFILDVLANYTTFRSYYEIEKSIADNPEFDSQKAQKKLRAYVERSQQTIDTKAEIMLEHFVPHIVNAKKLKGKAKGMVITQNIEVAIRYYKAIQRILQQQGNPFKVLIAFSGSKEVDGIEYTEADINGFAENDTKEAFDSDEFRLLVVANKYLTGFDQPKLCAMYVDKKLTGVLCVQALSRLNRSAPRLGKKTEDLFVLDFFNSVEDVQTAFNPFYTATSLSQATDVNVLHELKDEMDEVGVYEWYEVEDFVVRYFNNEDAQTLSPIIDRATARFESELELEPEQKIDFKIKAKQFVKIYGQMASIMPYEIVAWEKLFWFLKFLIPKLIVEDPDADAFDKLLESVDLSSYGLQRVRLGHGIRLDAAETEVDPQNPNPRGAYGTEREADPLDDIIRNFNERWFQGWSATPEEQKVKFVNMVNSVRSHPDFAAKYQNNPDPHNRQLAFDKMLREIMLLRRKDELELYKLYANDPAFKASLTQSMQHMLDQGGGMGAQPPAQ; from the coding sequence ATGGTCAGTCAGACTAACGAGCAGGCGCTGGAATCAGCCATTGAAAAGAGTCTGGTGGGGGTCAGTGCTGAAGAGCGAAAGGCGGGGCTGGCAGCACAGCACGCCGCAGCAGGGTATCTGGCGGGGTCGGCAGTCGATTTCAATAAGCAGTATGCTCTTGACGAGCGCCTGTTCTGGCAGTATCTCAACCGGACCCATGCGCCGGAACTGGCCAAACTGCAAAAAAACCACCCGGCTGACTGGCAGCGCAAGCTGCTTGAGCGTTATGACCGACTGATTAAAAAACACGGCATATTGCACCTGCTGAAAAAAGGGTTAAGCGTTGATGACGCGCATTTTAACCTGATGTTTCCCGCTCCGCTGGCCAGCAGCAGTGAAAAGATAAAGCAAAATTTTGCAGAAAATATATTTAGCTGCACCAGACAGGTGCGCTATTCACTGGGCAATCCGCTGCAAGAAATTGATATGGTGCTGTTTATCAACGGCATTCCCTTCGCCACGCTGGAACTTAAAAATGCCTGGACCGGGCAGACCGCGCGTTATCACGGCCAAAAACAGTACTGCGAAGACCGGGACAGCACCCAGCCGTTACTGACTTTTGGCCGCTGCCTGGTGCATATGGCGGTGGATACCGATGAAGTCTATATGACGACCAAACTGGCGGGTAAAAGCACCTTCTTCCTGCCGTTCAATAAAGGCCACCATCATGGCCAGGGCAACCCACCCAATCCCAACGGGCACAGAACGGCTTATCTGTGGCAGGCGATTTTTACCCGCGACAGCGTGGCCAATATCATCCAGCATTTTGTGCGTCTGGATGGCAGCAGCAAAGATGCCTTAGCAAAACGCACGCTGTTTTTCCCGCGTTATCATCAGCTTGATGTGGTTCGGCAGCTGGTCGCCCATGCGGCGACTTATGGGGTTGGTCAAACCTATTTGATCCAACACTCGGCCGGGTCAGGCAAGTCCAATTCAATTACCTGGGCGGCCTATCAGTTAATTGAAACCTACCCCTTTTCTGCTGCCGCCGCTGCTGGCAAAAGTTTAGAACAACCGCTATTTGATTCCGTTATCGTGGTGACCGACAGACGCCTGTTGGATAAACAGCTGCGTGACAACATCAAAGAATTTTCCGAGGTCAAAAATATCATCGCCCCGGCGTATAAATCCTCGGAGCTTAAGCAGGCGCTGGAAAGTGGTAAAAAGATCATTATCACCACCATCCAGAAATTTCCCTTTATTATTGACGGCATAGCCGATCTCAGCGACAAGCGTTTTGCGGTGATCATTGACGAAGCGCACAGCTCCCAATCCGGCTCTGCCCATGACAATATGAACCGTGCTATGGGTAAAGCGCAGGTGGAAGAGGCCGAAGACGCCCAGGATAAAATCCTACAGGCCATGAACACGCGTAAAATGCGCGGCAATGCCACCTATCTGGCCTTCACCGCCACGCCGAAAAACAGCACCCTGGAAAAATTTGGCCAATGCCAGCAGGACGGTTCGTTCAAACCTTTTCATCTCTATTCGATGAAGCAGGCCATTGAAGAAGGTTTTATTCTCGATGTGCTGGCCAACTACACGACTTTCAGAAGCTATTACGAGATCGAAAAGTCCATCGCCGATAATCCCGAGTTTGATAGTCAGAAAGCGCAAAAGAAATTGCGCGCTTACGTTGAGCGTAGTCAGCAGACCATCGATACCAAAGCCGAGATCATGCTTGAACACTTTGTTCCGCATATTGTGAATGCGAAGAAGCTGAAGGGGAAAGCGAAGGGCATGGTGATCACGCAGAATATCGAGGTAGCCATTCGTTACTACAAGGCCATTCAGCGTATTCTGCAACAGCAGGGCAATCCATTTAAGGTGCTTATTGCCTTCTCCGGCAGTAAAGAGGTCGATGGTATTGAATATACCGAAGCGGATATCAATGGCTTCGCGGAAAATGATACCAAAGAGGCCTTTGATAGCGATGAGTTTCGCCTGCTGGTAGTGGCCAATAAATACCTGACCGGCTTTGACCAGCCTAAATTATGTGCCATGTACGTCGACAAGAAGTTAACCGGCGTGCTGTGCGTACAGGCGCTCTCGCGTTTAAACCGAAGTGCGCCCAGGTTGGGTAAAAAAACCGAAGACCTGTTTGTGCTGGATTTCTTCAACTCTGTCGAAGATGTCCAGACGGCATTTAACCCCTTCTATACCGCCACGTCGCTGTCCCAGGCGACCGATGTCAACGTGCTTCATGAACTGAAGGATGAGATGGATGAGGTGGGCGTGTATGAGTGGTACGAAGTCGAAGATTTTGTTGTGCGCTATTTCAATAATGAAGATGCGCAAACGTTAAGCCCCATTATAGACAGGGCGACGGCACGCTTTGAAAGCGAACTGGAACTGGAGCCAGAGCAAAAAATAGATTTTAAAATTAAGGCCAAGCAATTTGTTAAGATTTACGGCCAGATGGCATCGATCATGCCTTATGAGATTGTGGCATGGGAAAAATTGTTCTGGTTTCTGAAGTTCCTGATCCCTAAGCTGATCGTAGAAGATCCGGACGCAGATGCGTTCGACAAATTACTGGAGTCGGTAGATTTAAGCTCTTATGGCTTACAGCGGGTCAGGCTGGGTCATGGTATCAGGCTGGATGCCGCTGAAACGGAAGTTGATCCTCAGAACCCGAATCCCAGAGGTGCGTACGGTACAGAAAGAGAGGCCGATCCGCTGGATGATATTATTCGCAACTTCAATGAACGCTGGTTCCAGGGGTGGAGCGCCACGCCAGAGGAGCAGAAAGTTAAGTTTGTGAATATGGTCAATAGCGTGCGCAGCCATCCGGACTTTGCAGCCAAGTATCAAAATAACCCGGACCCGCACAACCGGCAGCTGGCATTTGACAAAATGCTGAGGGAAATTATGCTACTGCGCCGGAAAGATGAGCTTGAACTCTATAAGCTTTACGCCAATGACCCGGCATTTAAAGCCTCATTGACCCAAAGCATGCAGCATATGCTCGACCAGGGCGGCGGAATGGGTGCGCAACCCCCGGCACAATAA
- a CDS encoding restriction endonuclease subunit S, with translation MVNMAELPKYEAYKESCLNWIDTIPYDWELKRFKYILDEINLRSKTGKETLLSLSKYNGVLPKDSLEERSGCAETLVGYKRVGIKDLVINKMQAVNGLLAVSRIEGITSPDYSVYRSKNNLILNIDFLGYLLLQPEYIGEFKKRVTGVMEGFIRLYTEDLYSIHAILPDVKTQFIIVKYLDKKSAQIDEAIKIKQQQITLLKERKQIIIQKAVTQGLDPNVQMKDSGVDWIGKIPVHWEIRRSKFLFTQRKEKALNDDVQLSATQAYGVIPQEKYEALTGKRVVKIQFHLDKRKHVEKDDFVISMRSFQGGLERAWSCGCIRSSYVVLKALQNIDPLFYGYLLKLPSYIAALQQTASFIRDGQDLNFDNFSRVDLFIPPLEEQTAIANYVESFLTSSDEAMNLIEQQIEKLKEYKTTLINSAVTGKIKITPEMVE, from the coding sequence ATGGTGAATATGGCTGAGTTGCCTAAGTATGAGGCTTATAAAGAGTCTTGCTTAAATTGGATCGACACTATTCCATATGATTGGGAGTTAAAACGCTTTAAGTATATCCTTGATGAAATTAATCTCCGCTCTAAAACGGGTAAGGAAACTCTACTTTCCTTAAGCAAATACAATGGAGTTTTGCCAAAAGACTCCCTGGAAGAACGTTCTGGTTGCGCAGAAACGCTTGTTGGTTATAAGCGTGTAGGAATAAAAGATCTAGTGATCAACAAAATGCAAGCAGTTAATGGATTGCTTGCAGTGTCAAGAATCGAAGGAATAACCAGCCCTGACTATTCAGTCTATAGATCTAAGAATAACCTTATATTGAATATAGACTTTCTTGGCTATTTACTATTGCAGCCTGAATATATTGGAGAGTTTAAAAAAAGAGTTACAGGCGTGATGGAAGGGTTTATCCGTTTGTATACTGAGGACCTTTACTCCATTCATGCAATTTTGCCTGATGTTAAAACGCAATTCATAATAGTCAAATACCTTGATAAGAAATCTGCCCAGATTGATGAAGCAATAAAAATCAAACAGCAGCAAATTACGCTTTTAAAAGAGCGTAAGCAAATCATTATTCAAAAGGCGGTAACGCAGGGGCTTGATCCGAATGTACAAATGAAAGATTCCGGAGTTGACTGGATTGGAAAAATCCCAGTGCATTGGGAGATCCGTCGCAGCAAATTCTTGTTTACTCAACGTAAAGAGAAAGCCTTGAATGACGATGTTCAACTATCGGCAACCCAGGCCTATGGGGTTATACCACAAGAGAAATATGAAGCATTAACAGGTAAACGCGTTGTAAAAATACAATTTCACTTAGATAAACGGAAGCATGTTGAAAAGGATGATTTTGTTATCAGTATGAGAAGCTTTCAAGGAGGTCTTGAAAGAGCCTGGTCTTGTGGCTGCATCCGTTCTTCTTATGTGGTTCTGAAAGCATTGCAGAATATTGATCCTTTATTTTATGGCTACTTATTGAAATTACCTTCCTACATTGCAGCGTTACAGCAAACGGCAAGTTTTATCAGAGATGGCCAGGATTTGAACTTTGATAACTTTTCAAGAGTTGATCTTTTTATACCGCCACTCGAAGAACAGACTGCAATCGCTAATTATGTTGAGTCATTTTTGACATCTTCAGATGAAGCTATGAATTTGATTGAACAACAAATCGAAAAACTCAAAGAATACAAAACCACGCTAATCAACAGCGCGGTCACCGGGAAAATAAAAATTACCCCTGAAATGGTGGAATAA
- a CDS encoding type I restriction-modification system subunit M: MDHSVHNKLISFIWNIADDCLRDVYVRGKYRDVILPMVVLRRLDTLLEPGKEAVLAEVRFQKEELQATELDDAPLMAASGYVFYNTSKWTLNSLFKTATNSQQILLANFEEYLLGFSDNVKEIVACFNLQAQIRHMAAKQVLLDVVEKFVSPYINLTHKAVDDPDGYSMPALSNLGMGYVFEELIRKFNEENNEEAGEHFTPREVIDLMTHLVFDPVKDKLPLTMTVYDPACGSGGMLTESQNFIEAKYPSSNRDIYLYGKEINDETYAICKSDMMIKGNNPENIRVGSTLSTDEFAAQRFDFMLSNPPYGKSWATEQKYIKDGGDVIDPRFKVKLRDYFGKEETVDATPRSSDGQLLFLMEMVSKMKDPAIGSLGSRIASVHNGSSLFTGDAGGGESNIRRYLIENDMLDAIVQLPNNLFYNTGITTYIWLLNNNKSQDRQGKVQLIDASLLYRKLRKNLGNKNCEFAPEHIAEIAQTYLACTGAERALDANHDAVGIASKVFSNDDFGYYKVTIERPDRRKARFSREAIRPLRFDKQLAEVMAWLYAEHGDKVYEKGFLASVEKDTQGWCAERDISLNTKARSKLLDVKNWLSLQTVYHCAERLMATIGGEEFDDFNRFKAQVEQVLKAEKIKLSAAEKNAILNAVSWYDESAAKVINKTVKLNGDKLQDLLERLECEAADLPDFGFYPSGKKDEYITYDSSADLRDTESIPLKQSIYQYFLDEVKPHVAEAWINLDSVKIGYEISFNKYFYRHKPLRSLEEVAQDIIKLEQQSEGLIAQILGISVDKIQG, encoded by the coding sequence ATGGATCACAGCGTACACAACAAACTGATTTCTTTTATCTGGAACATCGCCGACGACTGCCTGCGTGATGTGTATGTTCGGGGTAAATACCGTGACGTTATTCTGCCAATGGTGGTACTGCGCCGCCTTGATACCCTGTTAGAGCCGGGCAAAGAAGCCGTACTGGCCGAAGTCAGGTTCCAGAAAGAAGAATTACAGGCAACCGAACTGGATGATGCGCCGCTCATGGCGGCCAGTGGCTATGTGTTTTACAACACCTCAAAGTGGACGTTAAATTCGCTGTTTAAGACGGCGACCAACAGTCAGCAGATCCTGTTGGCGAACTTTGAAGAGTACCTGCTGGGCTTCAGCGACAACGTCAAAGAGATCGTGGCCTGCTTTAACCTGCAGGCACAAATCCGCCATATGGCGGCGAAGCAGGTGCTGCTGGATGTAGTGGAAAAGTTTGTCTCGCCTTATATCAACCTGACGCATAAAGCCGTAGACGATCCTGATGGCTACAGCATGCCAGCCCTGTCAAATTTGGGCATGGGCTACGTCTTTGAAGAGTTGATTCGTAAATTTAACGAAGAAAACAATGAAGAGGCCGGCGAGCACTTCACGCCAAGGGAAGTGATTGACCTGATGACGCACCTGGTATTCGACCCGGTAAAAGACAAATTGCCGCTGACAATGACGGTATACGATCCCGCCTGCGGTAGCGGCGGCATGCTGACCGAATCGCAGAACTTTATCGAAGCAAAATACCCCAGCAGCAATCGTGATATTTACCTGTACGGCAAAGAGATCAACGACGAAACCTATGCTATCTGTAAGTCAGATATGATGATCAAGGGCAACAATCCCGAGAACATCAGGGTGGGTTCGACGCTATCGACCGATGAGTTTGCCGCGCAGCGTTTTGACTTTATGCTGTCCAACCCGCCCTATGGCAAGAGCTGGGCCACTGAGCAGAAGTACATCAAAGATGGCGGCGATGTGATTGACCCACGCTTTAAGGTCAAACTGCGGGATTACTTCGGCAAAGAAGAGACGGTCGACGCCACGCCGCGCTCCAGTGACGGACAGCTGCTGTTCCTGATGGAAATGGTCAGCAAAATGAAAGACCCGGCGATCGGCTCGCTGGGCAGCCGCATTGCCTCGGTGCACAACGGCTCTTCTCTTTTCACCGGTGATGCCGGCGGTGGTGAAAGCAATATCCGCCGCTACCTGATCGAAAACGATATGCTGGATGCTATCGTGCAGCTGCCCAATAACCTGTTCTATAACACCGGTATCACCACCTATATTTGGCTGCTGAATAATAACAAATCACAGGATCGCCAGGGCAAGGTGCAGCTGATTGATGCCAGCCTGCTGTATCGCAAACTGCGCAAGAACCTCGGCAATAAAAACTGCGAGTTTGCCCCCGAACATATTGCCGAGATCGCGCAAACGTATCTTGCCTGTACCGGGGCGGAAAGAGCACTGGACGCTAACCACGATGCCGTGGGTATCGCCAGCAAGGTGTTCAGTAACGACGACTTTGGCTATTACAAGGTCACCATCGAGCGCCCCGACCGGCGCAAGGCCCGCTTTAGCCGTGAGGCCATCCGGCCGCTGCGCTTTGATAAACAGCTTGCCGAGGTAATGGCCTGGCTGTACGCCGAACACGGCGACAAGGTCTACGAAAAGGGCTTTTTAGCCTCGGTCGAAAAAGACACGCAGGGCTGGTGCGCAGAGCGCGATATCAGTCTGAATACCAAGGCCAGAAGCAAGCTGCTCGATGTGAAAAACTGGCTGTCGCTGCAAACGGTTTATCACTGCGCTGAACGGCTGATGGCCACTATCGGCGGCGAAGAATTTGACGATTTCAACCGGTTCAAAGCACAGGTTGAACAGGTGCTGAAAGCGGAAAAAATAAAGCTGTCGGCGGCGGAAAAGAACGCGATTTTAAACGCGGTAAGCTGGTATGACGAATCGGCGGCTAAAGTTATCAATAAAACGGTGAAGCTGAACGGCGATAAGCTACAGGACCTGTTAGAACGCCTTGAATGTGAAGCCGCAGACCTGCCCGATTTTGGTTTCTACCCCAGCGGCAAGAAAGACGAATATATCACTTACGACAGCAGTGCAGATCTGCGTGATACGGAATCAATACCCCTTAAGCAAAGTATTTATCAGTATTTCCTCGACGAAGTGAAGCCGCATGTGGCAGAGGCCTGGATTAATCTTGACTCGGTAAAAATAGGCTATGAGATCAGCTTTAATAAATATTTCTATCGCCATAAGCCGCTGCGTTCTTTAGAGGAGGTGGCGCAGGACATTATCAAACTGGAGCAGCAGTCTGAAGGGCTAATTGCGCAGATTCTGGGCATTTCAGTTGATAAGATTCAGGGATAA
- the gorA gene encoding glutathione-disulfide reductase — MTKHYDYLAIGGGSGGIASINRAAMYGQKCALIEAKDLGGTCVNVGCVPKKVMWHAAQIAEAIHNYGPDYGFDTTVNQFNWDVLVKNRSAYIDRIHTSYDNVLGKNKVDVIKGFARFVDAHTVEVNGEKITADHILIATGGRPSLPAIPGAEHGINSDGFFELAALPKRTAVVGAGYIAVEIAGVLNALGSETHLYVRKHAPLRSFDPLIVDTLVEVMNSEGPTLHTESTPEAVVKNADGSLTLKLENGKEQTVDCLVWAIGREPMTDNLNLDVTGVQLNEKGYISVDKFQNTNVKGIYAVGDNTGAVELTPVAVAAGRRLSERLFNNKPDEHLDFSNVPTVVFSHPPIGTVGLSEPEAREKFGDDQVKVYQSSFTAMYTAVTQHRQPCRMKLVCMGNDEKIVGIHGIGYGMDEMLQGFAVALKMGATKKDFDNTVAIHPTGSEEFVTMR, encoded by the coding sequence ATGACCAAACACTATGACTATCTTGCCATCGGCGGCGGCAGCGGCGGTATCGCCTCCATTAACCGTGCGGCCATGTACGGACAGAAATGTGCACTGATCGAAGCGAAGGATCTCGGCGGCACCTGCGTTAACGTGGGCTGTGTACCGAAGAAGGTGATGTGGCATGCGGCGCAGATCGCCGAGGCTATCCATAACTACGGCCCGGACTACGGCTTTGATACCACCGTCAATCAGTTTAACTGGGACGTGCTGGTAAAAAATCGTAGCGCCTATATCGACCGCATCCATACCTCGTACGACAACGTGCTGGGCAAAAATAAGGTCGACGTGATCAAAGGCTTTGCGCGCTTTGTCGATGCGCATACCGTTGAGGTGAACGGCGAGAAAATTACCGCCGATCATATTCTGATCGCCACCGGCGGCCGCCCAAGCCTGCCTGCCATCCCAGGGGCCGAGCACGGTATTAACTCCGATGGTTTCTTCGAGCTGGCAGCGCTGCCAAAACGGACTGCCGTAGTGGGTGCAGGCTATATCGCCGTTGAGATCGCGGGGGTGCTGAACGCGCTGGGTTCCGAAACTCATCTGTACGTGCGTAAACACGCGCCGCTGCGCAGTTTCGATCCGCTGATTGTCGACACGCTGGTCGAAGTGATGAACAGCGAGGGCCCAACGCTGCATACCGAATCAACGCCCGAAGCGGTAGTGAAAAATGCCGACGGCAGCCTGACCCTGAAGTTGGAGAATGGAAAAGAGCAGACCGTGGACTGTCTGGTCTGGGCGATTGGTCGTGAACCGATGACCGATAACCTGAATCTGGACGTGACCGGCGTGCAGCTGAACGAAAAGGGTTACATCAGCGTTGATAAGTTCCAGAATACCAACGTGAAGGGCATCTATGCGGTCGGCGATAACACCGGAGCGGTAGAGCTGACCCCGGTGGCAGTAGCTGCCGGACGCCGCCTCTCCGAGCGCCTGTTTAACAACAAGCCGGACGAGCATCTGGACTTCAGCAATGTACCGACCGTGGTATTCAGCCATCCGCCAATCGGCACCGTGGGCCTGAGCGAGCCGGAAGCGCGTGAGAAGTTCGGCGACGACCAGGTGAAAGTGTATCAATCATCGTTCACCGCGATGTACACCGCCGTCACGCAACATCGCCAGCCGTGCCGGATGAAACTGGTGTGCATGGGTAATGATGAGAAGATCGTCGGCATTCACGGCATTGGTTACGGGATGGACGAGATGCTGCAGGGCTTTGCGGTAGCGCTGAAGATGGGCGCAACGAAAAAAGATTTCGATAACACGGTAGCGATCCACCCAACCGGGTCGGAAGAGTTTGTCACCATGCGATAG
- a CDS encoding type 1 fimbrial protein yields the protein MAVMQGDALASEQRAVVASGQVHFSGQIYEPACQIQVETSNVSSDCFNQGKMARQPIDVSTSDVQTFNQNRTRSQLNWLDSAQRQGLLTISYR from the coding sequence ATGGCAGTTATGCAGGGCGACGCATTAGCCAGCGAGCAGCGGGCGGTGGTTGCCAGCGGTCAGGTTCACTTCAGCGGTCAAATTTACGAGCCTGCCTGCCAGATCCAGGTTGAAACGAGCAACGTTTCCAGCGACTGCTTTAATCAGGGGAAAATGGCACGCCAGCCTATCGATGTTTCAACCAGCGATGTACAGACATTCAATCAGAACCGCACCCGATCGCAATTGAACTGGCTTGACAGCGCACAACGTCAGGGCCTGCTGACCATCAGCTACCGGTAA
- a CDS encoding EAL domain-containing protein, with translation MQISPSAVPPVTRYVFHPMYNGAGRTIAFECLTRFPHLANQGSDCVEHFFLHASAQQRRAIFLSQLAFIEVHQTWFRQRGVIVTLNVDDDTLSLLAQSEMIRRVKKMGFIHFEVHENASRLFWQQQLHSLLTRHYSLWLDDFGNGIARMQMLPGCAFRFIKIDKQVFWNYWRHPTGKRQLASLLTELQRGNFCVVIEGIETGAQRQWLGNMPFYALQGKLWSEMSMEELKETPSMLYTDPH, from the coding sequence ATGCAAATATCACCGTCTGCCGTGCCGCCCGTCACTCGATATGTGTTTCATCCCATGTACAATGGCGCTGGCAGAACGATCGCCTTTGAGTGTCTGACGCGCTTTCCCCATCTGGCCAATCAAGGCAGTGACTGTGTTGAACATTTCTTTTTACATGCCAGTGCGCAACAGCGCCGTGCGATTTTTCTCTCCCAGCTTGCCTTTATCGAAGTTCACCAGACATGGTTCCGGCAGCGTGGTGTCATCGTCACATTAAACGTTGATGACGACACGCTGAGCCTGTTGGCGCAGAGCGAAATGATTCGCCGGGTAAAAAAGATGGGCTTCATTCATTTTGAAGTGCACGAGAATGCTTCCCGCCTGTTCTGGCAGCAGCAGCTGCACAGTCTGCTCACTCGCCATTATTCTCTCTGGCTGGATGATTTTGGTAACGGAATCGCCCGCATGCAGATGTTGCCCGGCTGTGCATTTCGCTTTATTAAGATAGATAAACAGGTTTTCTGGAATTACTGGCGGCATCCAACGGGAAAGCGCCAGCTGGCTTCTTTGCTGACCGAACTGCAACGTGGCAATTTCTGTGTGGTGATTGAAGGCATTGAGACCGGCGCGCAACGCCAGTGGCTGGGTAATATGCCGTTTTACGCCCTACAGGGGAAACTGTGGTCTGAAATGAGTATGGAAGAGTTAAAAGAAACGCCCTCGATGCTCTATACCGACCCTCACTAG
- a CDS encoding fimbrial protein: MLSMVAQFIRGLTYSGFALMMAVFSLFSPHALALSCTEASTGSLAQTIALDQAISVSTANLTPGTVLWRSPTYTSTFKCRDSENYPQGENAYLYWDPSSQMQAIHPSIEVGVTWRSIDIKPTSGSRSDVGRGTECRRAWGFWGWGCRAPAQSLTVNVTYSVYIKATGSPPPANGRINNTGQYAIFQVDGFYGLNSTPNSNFRAYVTGLGNIRFISCTPQVSVVANNGNTVNFGTIPARRAVAGTVEKQMPFSVAANLTNAGQDCQGQVLVASFSTTSPVSGTDIILPSTNSGFGISISTASAPGNFIPFNTSVPLGSVNGSVVQNDFIASLRWLSDSPQTGTFNASANVDVTFK; the protein is encoded by the coding sequence ATGCTCTCTATGGTTGCGCAGTTTATTCGCGGTTTGACCTACTCCGGCTTCGCATTGATGATGGCGGTATTTAGCCTGTTTTCCCCCCATGCTCTGGCCCTTTCCTGCACGGAGGCATCAACCGGATCGCTTGCTCAGACCATCGCACTGGATCAGGCGATCAGCGTTTCAACGGCAAATTTAACGCCGGGAACGGTCCTGTGGCGCTCACCAACCTACACCTCAACTTTCAAGTGCCGGGATAGCGAAAATTATCCACAGGGTGAGAACGCCTATCTCTATTGGGACCCGTCCAGCCAGATGCAGGCCATTCACCCGTCAATAGAAGTGGGCGTCACCTGGCGAAGCATTGATATTAAACCCACTTCCGGCAGCAGGTCTGACGTAGGTCGGGGAACCGAATGTCGTCGGGCGTGGGGATTTTGGGGCTGGGGATGTCGAGCGCCGGCGCAGTCATTAACCGTGAACGTCACCTATTCTGTTTACATTAAAGCGACCGGCAGCCCTCCCCCGGCTAACGGCCGCATCAACAATACTGGCCAATACGCTATTTTTCAGGTTGACGGTTTCTATGGTCTGAACAGTACGCCCAACAGTAATTTTCGTGCTTACGTTACCGGGCTGGGAAACATTCGTTTTATTTCCTGCACGCCGCAGGTCAGCGTCGTGGCGAATAATGGCAATACGGTGAATTTCGGCACCATTCCGGCACGCCGGGCGGTGGCGGGCACCGTTGAAAAGCAGATGCCTTTCTCGGTGGCGGCCAACTTGACCAATGCCGGGCAGGATTGTCAGGGGCAGGTGCTGGTTGCCAGCTTCAGCACCACGTCGCCAGTGAGCGGCACGGATATTATTTTGCCCAGTACCAACAGCGGCTTTGGTATCTCGATCTCGACGGCCAGCGCTCCGGGTAATTTCATTCCTTTCAATACCAGCGTGCCGTTAGGCTCAGTGAATGGCAGCGTGGTGCAGAATGATTTCATTGCCAGCCTGCGCTGGCTGAGTGATTCCCCTCAAACGGGAACATTCAACGCCTCGGCGAATGTCGATGTCACCTTTAAATAA